A part of Rhodamnia argentea isolate NSW1041297 chromosome 8, ASM2092103v1, whole genome shotgun sequence genomic DNA contains:
- the LOC115738255 gene encoding uncharacterized protein LOC115738255 isoform X2 has protein sequence MSADKPPLKPLSAQEWESLIEDFQHGRETWTSSHSAASIADLAISSLLRRDLPLALKHALLVFLEEFADDLFGPASQPQQLLGRLAEALRSVVQSPPDPAFATYALKEQMMVSATSIFVSVVGGFDEEHCARDVASLVELLLAIVNRPNHGPDRQTRAIACECLRQLERNWPCLLAEIAGHLWSLCQSERTHASQSYILLFTQILTPWGMMEFMHMIIPVAVALELQASMLKVQFFSMIYSYDPVLCHMVLMLYLRFLDAFDGEEHKIARRLVSVSREAQGHPVFRMLALHWLLGFFSGMSNRVVERKNMVVDMALSFYPTVFDPLAVKALKLDLVALCSLCLGSQKSEDVSQADSLSVVNLFKDGLVSVSAFKWMPPWSSETAVAFRTFYKFLMGTLSHSVDDSFKTKMLMDSTIFRFLQGMIVEMTMEFQQLVPTVVSFINRFLGCNKHCWLGERLLQTLDEHLLPKVSVDYKLVAYFAVFDKIAENVTIPPRGLLELLTNLVVFLVKKHGPDTDLRSWSQGIKVLGICRTMMMHHHSSRLFLQLSRLLVFTCLYFPDLEVRDNARIYLRMLVCVPGKKLRELLKLGEQLPTMAPSGESDTFFNMQAPRLSHDPRKSRNISAYIHLERVVPLLVKQSWSLSLANLGFGNAKADSIEGIKDSEPKFDDAVIGISSDLPLSSESLSVEQQMEPLRVMDARISEMLGTLRRHFLSIPDFRHTPGIKVKISCYLRFESDPFIRTWGFSSPSDNPNATDALPAIYATVLKFSSSAPYGSIPLYRIPFLLGEPPKKSDSSLQEVNSDSHAVENGAYEDDSFRASVTIELEPRDPTPGMVDVFLETNSENGQIIQGQLQSISVGIEDMFLKAIVPSDIPDSSVPLYYSELFTSLWEACDGTSNFGRETFPLKGGKGVAAISGTRSVKLLEVAASSVIQSTERYLAPFVVKVTGEPLSDLVKDGGVIKDIIWKDSVPDISDDASRAGANFQVPLQLKYTDEEDDKEIYANYSSRNMGCIHILIFLPPRYHLLLQMEVSDASTLVRIRTDHWPCLAYIDDYLEALYLV, from the exons ATGTCCGCCGACAAGCCGCCGTTGAAGCCCCTCTCCGCGCAAGAGTGGGAGTCCCTGATCGAAGACTTCCAGCACGGCCGCGAGACCTGGACCTCCTCCCACTCCGCCGCCTCCATCGCCGACCTCGCCATCTCCTCCCTCCTCAGGCGGGACCTCCCTCTCGCCCTCAAGCACGCCCTCCTCGTCTTCCTCGAGGAGTTCGCCGACGACCTCTTCGGCCCCGCCTCGCAGCCGCAGCAGCTCCTGGGCCGCCTCGCGGAGGCCCTCCGCTCCGTCGTCCAGTCGCCGCCCGATCCGGCCTTCGCCACGTACGCGCTCAAGGAGCAGATGATGGTGTCCGCCACCTCGATCTTCGTTTCCGTGGTGGGCGGTTTCGACGAGGAGCATTGCGCCCGCGACGTCGCGAGTTTGGTTGAATTGCTGCTGGCTATCGTCAATCGGCCGAATCACGGGCCGGACCGGCAGACGAGGGCGATTGCCTGCGAGTGCTTGAGGCAGCTGGAGAGAAATTGGCCTTGCTTGTTGGCCGAGATCGCGGGGCACCTGTGGAGCTTGTGTCAGAGCGAGCGTACGCACGCTTCCCAGAGCTATATTCTGCTCTTCACCCAG ATTCTCACCCCTTGGGGAATGATGGAGTTTATGCATATGATAATACCCGTGGCGGTTGCTTTGGAGTTGCAGGCTTCAATGTTGAAGGTCCAGTTCTTCAGCATGATTTATTCCTATGATCCTGTGCTTTGCCACATGGTTTTGATGTTGTATTTACGTTTCTTAGATGCTTTTGATGGAGAAGAGCATAAGATTGCTCGGCGGCTTGTCTCAGTTTCAAGGGAAGCACAAGGTCATCCGGTGTTTCGGATGCTTGCCCTTCATTGGTTATTGGGGTTTTTCAGTGGCATGTCAAATCGCGTAGTTGAGAGAAAGAACATGGTTGTTGATATGGCTTTGAGCTTCTATCCAACTGTTTTTGATCCTCTTGCCGTGAAGGCTCTGAAGCTCGACCTTGTTGCCTTGTGCTCGTTGTGTCTTGGAAGCCAAAAGTCTGAGGATGTCTCACAAGCGGATTCATTGTCTGTGGTGAATCTATTCAAGGATGGTCTTGTCTCCGTGTCTGCTTTTAAATGGATGCCTCCATGGAGCTCAGAAACTGCAGTGGCATTTCGCACCTTCTATAAGTTCTTAATGGGCACGCTCTCCCATTCTGTTGATGATTCCTTCAAAACGAAAATGCTTATGGACTCCACAATCTTCCGTTTTCTGCAG GGGATGATCGTGGAGATGACTATGGAATTTCAACAGTTAGTTCCCACTGTTGTTTCCTTCATCAACAGATTCTTGGGCTGTAATAAGCACTGTTGGTTGGGAGAGCGACTGCTCCAGACACTAGATGAGCATTTGCTTCCAAAAGTCAGTGTAGATTATAAACTAGTCGCCTACTTTGcggtatttgataaaattgcTGAAAACGTCACAATTCCCCCTCGTGGACTTCTAGAACTTCTTACCAACTTAgtcgttttccttgtcaagaAACATGGCCCTGACACTGACTTAAGATCTTGGTCACAAGGAATTAAGGTTCTTGGAATATGTAGGACAATGATGATGCATCACCACAGTTCTAGATTGTTCCTCCAACTATCTCGTCTCCTTGTATTTACCTGCCTTTACTTCCCTGATTTGGAGGTTcgtgataatgcaag GATCTATCTAAGAATGTTGGTATGTGTACCTGGTAAGAAGCTCAGAGAACTGCTGAAACTTGGGGAGCAGCTACCTACCATGGCTCCATCTGGAGAATCTGACACATTTTTCAATATGCAGGCTCCGAGACTTTCTCATGACCCTAGGAAATCCAGAAATATCTCTGCTTACATACACCTTGAGCGCGTGGTACCTTTACTTGTAAAGCAATCATGGTCATTGTCTTTGGCTAATTTGGGTTTTGGAAATGCAAAGGCTGATTCTATAGAAGGCATTAAGGATAGCGAACCAAAATTTGATGATGCAGTGATTGGGATCTCTTCTGATCTACCACTTTCTTCAGAAAGCCTAAGTGTTGAACAGCAGATGGAACCACTACGTGTTATGGATGCCAGGATCTCAGAAATGTTAGGAACTCTGAGGAGGCATTTCTTAAGTATTCCTGATTTTAGACATACGCCAGGGATTAAGGTCAAAATTTCATGTTATTTGAGATTTGAATCTGATCCCTTCATTAGAACATGGGGATTTAGTTCTCCTTCAGATAATCCTAATGCAACAGATGCACTTCCGGCAATATATGCAACTGTGCtcaagttttcttcttcagcaCCATATGGGTCTATTCCATTATACCGCATACCATTCCTTCTTGGAGAGCCTCCAAAGAAAAGTGACTCTTCTCTCCAGGAAGTTAACTCAGATAGTCATGCCGTAGAAAATGGTGCCTATGAAGACGATAGCTTTAGAGCTTCTGTTACAATAGAACTAGAACCTCGAGATCCTACTCCTGGGATGGTGgatgtttttcttgaaacaaattCAGAAAATGGTCAAATCATTCAGGGACAGCTACAAAGTATCTCTGTGGGCATAGAAGACATGTTTCTCAAGGCTATTGTCCCATCTGACATCCCTGACAGCTCAGTTCCTCTTTATTACTCTGAATTGTTCACCTCCCTCTGGGAGGCATGTGATGGTACTTCCAACTTTGGACGGGAGACCTTTCCTCTTAAAGGGGGTAAAGGTGTTGCTGCAATCAGTGGAACCCGATCGGTCAAGCTACTGGAGGTCGCTGCATCCTCTGTGATCCAATCCACAGAACGGTACCTCGCTCCTTTTGTTGTAAAAGTAACCGGTGAACCGCTTTCAGATCTCGTGAAAGATGGCGGAGTTATTAAAGATATCATCTGGAAGGATTCTGTTCCAGATATTTCCGATGACGCTAGCCGTGCGGGTGCCAATTTTCAGGTTCCACTTCAACTCAAGTACACTGACGAGGAGGATGACAAGGAAATCTATGCTAACTATAGCAGCAGAAACATGGGCTGCATCCATATCCTCATATTTCTTCCACCAAGGTACCATCTTCTTTTGCAAATGGAAGTATCCGATGCTTCGACTTTGGTTAGAATAAGAACCGATCACTGGCCATGCCTAGCTTACATTGATGATTATTTGGAAGCTCTCTATTTGGTGTAG
- the LOC115738255 gene encoding AP-5 complex subunit beta-1 isoform X1 has translation MSADKPPLKPLSAQEWESLIEDFQHGRETWTSSHSAASIADLAISSLLRRDLPLALKHALLVFLEEFADDLFGPASQPQQLLGRLAEALRSVVQSPPDPAFATYALKEQMMVSATSIFVSVVGGFDEEHCARDVASLVELLLAIVNRPNHGPDRQTRAIACECLRQLERNWPCLLAEIAGHLWSLCQSERTHASQSYILLFTQVIHNIVVRKVDVSILNTSTPLVPFNLPQWVLGPTKEVSALNYKELRRAMAFLLEWPQILTPWGMMEFMHMIIPVAVALELQASMLKVQFFSMIYSYDPVLCHMVLMLYLRFLDAFDGEEHKIARRLVSVSREAQGHPVFRMLALHWLLGFFSGMSNRVVERKNMVVDMALSFYPTVFDPLAVKALKLDLVALCSLCLGSQKSEDVSQADSLSVVNLFKDGLVSVSAFKWMPPWSSETAVAFRTFYKFLMGTLSHSVDDSFKTKMLMDSTIFRFLQGMIVEMTMEFQQLVPTVVSFINRFLGCNKHCWLGERLLQTLDEHLLPKVSVDYKLVAYFAVFDKIAENVTIPPRGLLELLTNLVVFLVKKHGPDTDLRSWSQGIKVLGICRTMMMHHHSSRLFLQLSRLLVFTCLYFPDLEVRDNARIYLRMLVCVPGKKLRELLKLGEQLPTMAPSGESDTFFNMQAPRLSHDPRKSRNISAYIHLERVVPLLVKQSWSLSLANLGFGNAKADSIEGIKDSEPKFDDAVIGISSDLPLSSESLSVEQQMEPLRVMDARISEMLGTLRRHFLSIPDFRHTPGIKVKISCYLRFESDPFIRTWGFSSPSDNPNATDALPAIYATVLKFSSSAPYGSIPLYRIPFLLGEPPKKSDSSLQEVNSDSHAVENGAYEDDSFRASVTIELEPRDPTPGMVDVFLETNSENGQIIQGQLQSISVGIEDMFLKAIVPSDIPDSSVPLYYSELFTSLWEACDGTSNFGRETFPLKGGKGVAAISGTRSVKLLEVAASSVIQSTERYLAPFVVKVTGEPLSDLVKDGGVIKDIIWKDSVPDISDDASRAGANFQVPLQLKYTDEEDDKEIYANYSSRNMGCIHILIFLPPRYHLLLQMEVSDASTLVRIRTDHWPCLAYIDDYLEALYLV, from the exons ATGTCCGCCGACAAGCCGCCGTTGAAGCCCCTCTCCGCGCAAGAGTGGGAGTCCCTGATCGAAGACTTCCAGCACGGCCGCGAGACCTGGACCTCCTCCCACTCCGCCGCCTCCATCGCCGACCTCGCCATCTCCTCCCTCCTCAGGCGGGACCTCCCTCTCGCCCTCAAGCACGCCCTCCTCGTCTTCCTCGAGGAGTTCGCCGACGACCTCTTCGGCCCCGCCTCGCAGCCGCAGCAGCTCCTGGGCCGCCTCGCGGAGGCCCTCCGCTCCGTCGTCCAGTCGCCGCCCGATCCGGCCTTCGCCACGTACGCGCTCAAGGAGCAGATGATGGTGTCCGCCACCTCGATCTTCGTTTCCGTGGTGGGCGGTTTCGACGAGGAGCATTGCGCCCGCGACGTCGCGAGTTTGGTTGAATTGCTGCTGGCTATCGTCAATCGGCCGAATCACGGGCCGGACCGGCAGACGAGGGCGATTGCCTGCGAGTGCTTGAGGCAGCTGGAGAGAAATTGGCCTTGCTTGTTGGCCGAGATCGCGGGGCACCTGTGGAGCTTGTGTCAGAGCGAGCGTACGCACGCTTCCCAGAGCTATATTCTGCTCTTCACCCAGGTAATCCACAATATCGTGGTTCGTAAGGTCGATGTGTCGATCTTGAACACTTCGACCCCTTTGGTTCCGTTTAACTTGCCTCAATGGGTGTTGGGTCCGACGAAGGAGGTTTCGGCTTTGAATTACAAGGAACTGAGGAGGGCCATGGCGTTTTTACTCGAATGGCCGCAGATTCTCACCCCTTGGGGAATGATGGAGTTTATGCATATGATAATACCCGTGGCGGTTGCTTTGGAGTTGCAGGCTTCAATGTTGAAGGTCCAGTTCTTCAGCATGATTTATTCCTATGATCCTGTGCTTTGCCACATGGTTTTGATGTTGTATTTACGTTTCTTAGATGCTTTTGATGGAGAAGAGCATAAGATTGCTCGGCGGCTTGTCTCAGTTTCAAGGGAAGCACAAGGTCATCCGGTGTTTCGGATGCTTGCCCTTCATTGGTTATTGGGGTTTTTCAGTGGCATGTCAAATCGCGTAGTTGAGAGAAAGAACATGGTTGTTGATATGGCTTTGAGCTTCTATCCAACTGTTTTTGATCCTCTTGCCGTGAAGGCTCTGAAGCTCGACCTTGTTGCCTTGTGCTCGTTGTGTCTTGGAAGCCAAAAGTCTGAGGATGTCTCACAAGCGGATTCATTGTCTGTGGTGAATCTATTCAAGGATGGTCTTGTCTCCGTGTCTGCTTTTAAATGGATGCCTCCATGGAGCTCAGAAACTGCAGTGGCATTTCGCACCTTCTATAAGTTCTTAATGGGCACGCTCTCCCATTCTGTTGATGATTCCTTCAAAACGAAAATGCTTATGGACTCCACAATCTTCCGTTTTCTGCAG GGGATGATCGTGGAGATGACTATGGAATTTCAACAGTTAGTTCCCACTGTTGTTTCCTTCATCAACAGATTCTTGGGCTGTAATAAGCACTGTTGGTTGGGAGAGCGACTGCTCCAGACACTAGATGAGCATTTGCTTCCAAAAGTCAGTGTAGATTATAAACTAGTCGCCTACTTTGcggtatttgataaaattgcTGAAAACGTCACAATTCCCCCTCGTGGACTTCTAGAACTTCTTACCAACTTAgtcgttttccttgtcaagaAACATGGCCCTGACACTGACTTAAGATCTTGGTCACAAGGAATTAAGGTTCTTGGAATATGTAGGACAATGATGATGCATCACCACAGTTCTAGATTGTTCCTCCAACTATCTCGTCTCCTTGTATTTACCTGCCTTTACTTCCCTGATTTGGAGGTTcgtgataatgcaag GATCTATCTAAGAATGTTGGTATGTGTACCTGGTAAGAAGCTCAGAGAACTGCTGAAACTTGGGGAGCAGCTACCTACCATGGCTCCATCTGGAGAATCTGACACATTTTTCAATATGCAGGCTCCGAGACTTTCTCATGACCCTAGGAAATCCAGAAATATCTCTGCTTACATACACCTTGAGCGCGTGGTACCTTTACTTGTAAAGCAATCATGGTCATTGTCTTTGGCTAATTTGGGTTTTGGAAATGCAAAGGCTGATTCTATAGAAGGCATTAAGGATAGCGAACCAAAATTTGATGATGCAGTGATTGGGATCTCTTCTGATCTACCACTTTCTTCAGAAAGCCTAAGTGTTGAACAGCAGATGGAACCACTACGTGTTATGGATGCCAGGATCTCAGAAATGTTAGGAACTCTGAGGAGGCATTTCTTAAGTATTCCTGATTTTAGACATACGCCAGGGATTAAGGTCAAAATTTCATGTTATTTGAGATTTGAATCTGATCCCTTCATTAGAACATGGGGATTTAGTTCTCCTTCAGATAATCCTAATGCAACAGATGCACTTCCGGCAATATATGCAACTGTGCtcaagttttcttcttcagcaCCATATGGGTCTATTCCATTATACCGCATACCATTCCTTCTTGGAGAGCCTCCAAAGAAAAGTGACTCTTCTCTCCAGGAAGTTAACTCAGATAGTCATGCCGTAGAAAATGGTGCCTATGAAGACGATAGCTTTAGAGCTTCTGTTACAATAGAACTAGAACCTCGAGATCCTACTCCTGGGATGGTGgatgtttttcttgaaacaaattCAGAAAATGGTCAAATCATTCAGGGACAGCTACAAAGTATCTCTGTGGGCATAGAAGACATGTTTCTCAAGGCTATTGTCCCATCTGACATCCCTGACAGCTCAGTTCCTCTTTATTACTCTGAATTGTTCACCTCCCTCTGGGAGGCATGTGATGGTACTTCCAACTTTGGACGGGAGACCTTTCCTCTTAAAGGGGGTAAAGGTGTTGCTGCAATCAGTGGAACCCGATCGGTCAAGCTACTGGAGGTCGCTGCATCCTCTGTGATCCAATCCACAGAACGGTACCTCGCTCCTTTTGTTGTAAAAGTAACCGGTGAACCGCTTTCAGATCTCGTGAAAGATGGCGGAGTTATTAAAGATATCATCTGGAAGGATTCTGTTCCAGATATTTCCGATGACGCTAGCCGTGCGGGTGCCAATTTTCAGGTTCCACTTCAACTCAAGTACACTGACGAGGAGGATGACAAGGAAATCTATGCTAACTATAGCAGCAGAAACATGGGCTGCATCCATATCCTCATATTTCTTCCACCAAGGTACCATCTTCTTTTGCAAATGGAAGTATCCGATGCTTCGACTTTGGTTAGAATAAGAACCGATCACTGGCCATGCCTAGCTTACATTGATGATTATTTGGAAGCTCTCTATTTGGTGTAG
- the LOC115738299 gene encoding tricalbin-3, with protein sequence MIPQPSSSASFDFAQASPTFCPCGGEALCSRSPLVAFSRRRKKRFLSSSLSRRRWSFGACMIPSDGGNRGFNVEIASSARKGAKTLVVKRLANELHSEELPGEASIQMGSNFTNFREDPIVDKLRTQLGVIHPIPSPPINRNIAGLFVFFFFVGVAFDKLWTSRRRNKAGGDEIRRGVWPQVPTSFSLFLEKDLQRKESVEWVNMVLGKLWKVYRGGIENWLIGLLQPVIDDLKKPDYVERVEIKQFSLGDEPLSVRNVERRTSRRVNDLQYQIGLRYTGGARMLLMLSLKFGIIPIVVPVGVRDFDIDGELWVKLRLIPTEPWVGAVSWAFVSLPKIKFELSPFRLFNLMAIPVLSMFLTKLLTEDLPNLFVRPKKIVLDFQKGKAVGPITNDFRSGEMNEGNRDYVGELSVTLVDARKLSFFYGKTDPYVILSLGDQIIRSKKNSQTTVIGPPGEPIWNQDFHMLVANPRKQKLHIQVKDALGFADLTIGTAEVDLGSLQDTVPTDRVVVLQGGWAVFRRGSSGELLLRLTYKGYVEDEEDDRAMLESMEIDVSDDESDYDESSSTYGQGVTTSSGTDKESFMDVLAALIVSEEFQGIVASETANSRFPHQASKTGSRVPSGGVNAKSSSSSDAGSASGGSVLLWLAVISSISVLIALNMGGSGFFNP encoded by the exons aTGATTCCGCAACCGTCGTCCTCCGCGAGCTTCGACTTCGCGCAGGCCTCCCCCACGTTCTGCCCCTGCGGCGGTGAAGCCCTCTGCTCCCGCTCCCCGCTCGTTGCTTTCTctaggaggaggaagaagagattcCTGTCCAGTTCGTTGAGCAGGAGGAGATGGAGTTTCGGGGCTTGCATGATACCCTCTGACGGTGGGAACCGCGGGTTCAATGTGGAAATTGCTAGTTCGGCCAGGAAGGGTGCCAAGACTCTCGTGGTCAAGAGGTTGGCCAATGAGTTGCACAGCGAGGAGTTGCCCGGAGAGGCGTCCATCCAGATGGGTTCGAATTTCACCAACTTCCGCGAGGACCCCATTGTGGATAAGCTCAGGACGCAGCTCGGAGTGATACACCCCATACCTTCGCCTCCGATTAATAGGAATATAGCGGgcttatttgttttctttttctttgttggtgTTGCTTTCGATAAGCTATGGACCTCGAGAAGAAGGAATAAAGCGGGGGGCGATGAGATCAGGCGTGGCGTGTGGCCGCAGGTGCCCACGAGCTTTTCCTTGTTCCTGGAGAAGGATTTGCAGAGGAAAGAATCCGTTGAGTGGGTGAACATGGTGTTGGGGAAGCTTTGGAAGGTTTATAGAGGTGGGATTGAGAATTGGCTTATTGGGCTGCTTCAACCTGTCATTGATGACTTGAAGAAGCCTGATTATGTCGAGAGGGTTGAAATTAAGCAGTTCTCACTGGGGGATGAGCCATTGTCTGTCAGAAATGTCGAACGTAGGACTTCACGACGCGTTAATGACTTGCA GTACCAAATAGGCCTTCGCTATACTGGTGGTGCCCGCATGCTTTTAATGCTCTCGCTGAAATTTGGTATCATCCCAATCGTTGTGCCAGTTGGCGTTCGGGACTTTGATATTGATGGGGAACTTTGGGTTAAGTTGCGATTGATACCAACAGAACCTTGGGTGGGAGCTGTTTCATGGGCTTTTGTTTCACTTCCAAAGATCAAATTTGAACTTTCACCATTCCGCTTGTTCAATCTGATGG CAATTCCTGTTCTTTCCAT GTTTTTAACGAAGCTTCTCACTGAGGATTTGCCTAATCTATTTGTAAGACCAAAGAAGATTGTTTTAGATTTTCAGAAAGGAAAAGCAGTTGGTCCAATCACAAATGATTTCAGATCTGGAGAGATGAATGAAGGAAACAGGGATTATGTTGGAGAGTTGTCTGTGACTCTGGTTGATGCTCGGAAACTTAGTTTTTTCTATG GCAAAACTGATCCATATGTTATCCTAAGCTTGGGGGATCAAATAATTAGAAGTAAAAAGAACAGCCAGACCACTGTCATTGGGCCTCCTGGAGAGCCAATCTGGAATCAG GATTTTCACATGCTCGTTGCAAATCCTAGAAAGCAAAAGCTGCACATTCAAGTGAAAGATGCTCTTGGATTTGCAGATCTGACTATTGGCACAGCTGAG GTTGATTTGGGGTCTCTCCAAGATACTGTACCCACAGATAGAGTGGTGGTCTTGCAAGGAGGTTGGGCAGTGTTTAGAAGGGGATCCTCGGGGGAGCTACTACTTCGACTTACATATAAAGGTTAtgttgaagatgaagaagatgacagaGCCATGTTAGAATCTATGGAAATAGATGTCTCGGATGATGAGTCCGATTACGATGAGTCAAGTAGTACTTATGGACAGGGGGTAACCACTTCAAGTGGAACAGATAAGGAATCATTCATGGATGTGTTAGCAGCACTAATTGTGAGTGAAGAATTTCAAGGAATTGTAGCATCTGAAACTGCAAACAGTAGATTTCCACATCAAGCCTCAAAGACCGGGTCTAGGGTACCATCAGGAGGTGTTAATGCAAAATCCTCCTCATCTTCTGATGCTGGCAGTGCTTCTGGAG GATCAGTTTTACTTTGGCTTGCAGTCATATCGAGTATATCAGTGTTAATTGCTCTAAACATGGGTGGTTCTGGTTTCTTTAATCCTTGA